A window from Triticum aestivum cultivar Chinese Spring chromosome 6D, IWGSC CS RefSeq v2.1, whole genome shotgun sequence encodes these proteins:
- the LOC123141931 gene encoding 3-ketoacyl-CoA synthase 5, with the protein MSSSGIWKNLKFLFKLVVDNFLTMVTVAIAAATIVVVARLGPDEILGRLRALTPAYLFLSCFLPASAVTMYLLSQPRKVYLVDYACFHGTHLNRVPFSAFLECARQSTTLNERSIRFMSRLLESSGLGEETCLPTPVHYIPWNKYLTLEAGREEAELVVFSAIDELFSKTNVSPDTIDILVVNCSGFNPTPSFIDMIINKYKLRGDIHSVHLSGMGCSAGLISVEAARNLLQTGRRGARALVVSTETISPLLYDGNERAMLLPFCLFRMGGAAVLLSTSAAKARLRLMSVVRTLTAADDNSYRCIHREEDDKGHTGVNLSKDLIAAAGRTLKANIVTLAPIVLPISEQLLLAMSFVAQKLTNGRFKVYVPNFLTAFEHFCIHAGGTAVIDEVQRSLSLSNEHVEPSRMTLHRFGNTSSSSTWYELAYIEAKGRLHRGDRVWMIGFGSGFKCNSVVWKCIVPAPNTNGPWAGCIHRYPVQIKSPKTSTGNTRMAGHNNKQLRDT; encoded by the coding sequence ATGAGTTCATCAGGAATTTGGAAGAACCTCAAATTTCTCTTCAAGCTCGTAGTAGACAACTTCCTAACCATGGTGACCGTAGCAATAGCGGCAGCCACTATTGTTGTGGTAGCAAGGCTCGGGCCCGATGAGATCCTGGGTCGGCTCAGAGCCCTTACACCTGCATACCTCTTCTTGTCATGCTTCCTCCCAGCCTCTGCAGTTACCATGTATCTATTATCACAACCACGGAAGGTGTACCTCGTCGACTACGCCTGCTTCCATGGCACTCATCTGAACCGCGTCCCCTTTTCCGCATTCTTGGAGTGCGCACGCCAATCGACTACGCTCAACGAGCGGAGCATTCGTTTCATGTCGCGGCTTCTTGAGAGCTCAGGGCTCGGCGAGGAGACCTGCTTGCCCACACCGGTCCACTATATCCCATGGAACAAGTACTTAACATTAGAGGCTGGCCGCGAGGAGGCTGAGCTCGTTGTCTTCTCAGCCATCGACGAATTGTTTTCCAAGACAAACGTCTCTCCTGACACTATCGACATACTAGTCGTCAACTGCAGCGGCTTCAACCCAACACCGTCCTTCATCGACATGATAATAAACAAGTACAAGCTGCGAGGCGACATCCACAGTGTGCACCTATCTGGAATGGGGTGCAGCGCTGGGCTGATATCAGTAGAGGCTGCGAGGAACCTTCTACAGACCGGGCGCCGAGGCGCACGAGCGTTGGTGGTATCTACGGAAACTATATCCCCCCTTCTTTATGATGGGAATGAGCGAGCTATGCTTCTGCCGTTTTGCCTGTTCCGCATGGGCGGAGCAGCCGTGCTATTGTCCACGTCCGCCGCCAAAGCCCGACTCCGGCTCATGTCTGTCGTGCGTACGCTTACCGCGGCGGATGATAACTCATATAGATGCATACATCGGGAGGAGGATGACAAGGGCCACACTGGTGTCAATCTCTCCAAGGACCTTATCGCTGCTGCCGGCCGCACTCTCAAAGCCAACATCGTCACCCTTGCACCCATCGTCCTCCCAATCTCGGAACAACTTTTGTTAGCAATGTCCTTTGTGGCACAAAAGCTGACCAACGGGCGTTTCAAAGTGTACGTGCCCAACTTCCTCACAGCATTTGAGCATTTCTGCATACACGCTGGTGGGACTGCGGTCATCGATGAGGTTCAACGCAGCCTCAGCTTGTCCAACGAGCATGTTGAGCCATCGAGGATGACCCTGCACCGCTTCGGAAACACATCCAGCAGCTCAACTTGGTATGAGCTAGCATACATTGAGGCCAAGGGCCGTCTGCATCGCGGTGATCGCGTATGGATGATCGGCTTTGGCTCAGGCTTCAAATGCAACAGCGTGGTGTGGAAGTGCATCGTTCCAGCCCCCAACACCAATGGACCATGGGCAGGGTGCATCCACCGCTATCCAGTCCAGATCAAGTCCCCAAAAACAAGCACCGGCAATACACGGATGGCAGGTCACAACAATAAGCAGTTGAGAGACACTTGA